From the genome of Chroococcidiopsis sp. SAG 2025:
ATCGGCAAAGGCATCAACGCAAAGCCGATGAAACTTTTCTGTATCGTACAACTTCGCCAGCCACATTAATAGAACATTTGTACTATTCCGAATTTAGTCGTAGTATAGTCGGACAAAAGATAATTGTGACTTATTTTATATATAGGAGGTGATATACTGAATTGAAACCATAAGTTGACCAACGATGAGGCAGATTGCCGCTACTCAGCCATGTCCAATGAAACCGCGCTCGGACAGGAAAAGTACGTACAAGAGTGGACAGCGCCAGAACCCCCTAGCGATCTCGTTTTTGATGATGGAGAGCCATTGGAGACTAACCGCCATCGGATTGCCATGAACGTATTAATCGATTCGGCGCTATCGGCGTTGGCTGGGCGATCGGACTTTTTTGCTGGTGGCAATATGTTCGTCTACTACAGCCGTAATCAAGCAATGAATCGCGACTTTCGCGGTCCAGATTTTTTTGTCGCTTTGGGTGTGGATGGCAACCGCGATCGCCAGGGCTGGGTGGTATGGGAAGAAGACGGTTGCTATCCCGATGTCATTGTCGAGTTGCTGTCACCCAGTACGGCAAATGTGGATCGTGGGGTAAAAAAAGATTTGTACGAGCGGGTGTTCCGCACTCCAGATTACTTCATATACGATCCTTTTGCTGCCAACTCGCTGACGGGATGGCACTTGGAATTAGGGCGCGGCTACCAGCCCCTGATCCCGAACGAGCGCGGTTGGTTGTGGTGCGAAACTTTAGAATTGTGGCTGGGGGCTTGGCAAGGTAGTATCTGCCGAGAGCCACCCACAGGAACTTGTGATTGGCTGCGCTTCTACGATCGCGCCTTCAATTTAGTCCTGCTGCCAGAGGAAATAGCCGCGCAGGAACAACAACAAGCCGCGTCAGAGCGTCAACGAGCAGAAACAGAGCGCCAACGGGCGGAGCGACTGGCACAAAAGCTGCGGGAATTAGGTGAAGATCCCGATCTCGTTTAGGTATGACTGTAATGGACAATAGCGATCGCCTACCGCCCATCAAAGTAATTTCGCTTAATTCTGGTAGCTTGGATGCTGCGCCCCCATCTCAACCCAGACGGGGTAGACCTGCCAAAATTGGCACGGCACTAACCGATCTCCGCGTGACTAAAGTTAGAGAGTTTATCAACAGTAACAACTTAGCTCCTAACTCGCGCAAGGTTTACGAGCGAGAATTGAGGCGCTTTATTGCCTGGACCGATCTGCTGTGGGGTGAGATCAAACTGCGCCATATCGCCCAGTACAAAGCTTATTTAGTGGAGGAAGTGCAATCTCAATCGGGTAAATCGCTATCTAAAAGCAGTATCAATAGCGCGATCGCCACGCTCAAAAGCTTCTTTGGCTGGCTGGTGCAGGCGTATCCCGACATCCTCGCTGTCAATCCGACTGCCAGTGTGAAGCTAGAGAAGATCCCTCTACCTCCTGCCCAGAGTTTGACAGCCGAGGAAGTAGAGCGAATTTGGGCAGCAACCGAGTATCTGGGCGAGACGCAACAACGGGATCTAGCTTTACTCCACATTTTGAGTCACGGCTTGCGGGCGGGAGAAATTGTCAGCCTTGATGTCGGTGCTTTCGATGGTAGGCTGATTTTTGTCGCAGACACGAAGACAAACGAGCCGCGATTAGTACCGTTGCGAAAAGGGAGTCGCGACGCACTCAAGGAGTATTTGTTGTGGCGCTCTGAACAAGGAGAGGAAATCACGAGCGATCGCCCCTTGATTTTGTCTCATCACGCGACTCGTTCATGTGAACGATTGAGCTATCACGGCATCTACTTTGCTATAGAAAAGATCGGCGAATTGGCAGAAATTTCCCAGCTACACCCACACTCGTTCCGTCACACCTATAGCACTGAGTTGTTGTTAATGGGTGTCGATCCCACCCACGCGAGGAAATTGACCGGACATCAGAGCGAGAAAGCTTTTCGACGCTATACCCTGCGTGGCGAACAAGCGGCGGCGATCGCTGCCTACTACCGTGCAGTGGGGGAAGAAGTTGAGGATTGAAGTTAAAGCAATTTCGTCGGATTGTTACGCGGTATGAGAAGAAAGCTGACGTCCTTTGTACTGTGAACAATGCTTCCACCGCAAGCTTCCAAGAAATCGCCAGTGTCTCTTAAGAAGCGTAAGCCTAGATGACTTCCAAAAGTGATAAGAGTCAGGAAACAGGGCAGTTCAACTCGCCAAACTTCGGACTCCACCACCCTTTTGCTGTACTAAAATAAGCCACATCCTTGTGTTTTTTATCCTGACGAGACTGAGGCTCCGAACACCGGAGCATCGTTTTCTGCTGTCCATCTTTGATATAGTTATACTCCTCCAAAGGCTTCTGACACACAGGACAAGGATACGAAGTTATCTTAGCTGGAGATTTTTGCTGATTTTCTTGAGCGCGAGGGGCTTCCCAGGTCCTAGAACGATCGCTCCAGAACAGCACCACATTCTCGCAACCACTTGTACACTTGAGAAAATACTTTTTCTTGAGCTTTGTACTGGGTATTTTGGACATCAAACCATTGCACTGTGGGCAATGAGTTCTAGAAGTTTCAAACTGTCGTGATGCAGAAGCTGTACCATTTGATGCACCCGCAACTAAGGTTTTTGCCTGAGAAAGTGCAGGTATGAAGTAGTCCTGATTCCAACCACTGAGATATTGCTGCCAACCTTGCTTACCTTCTGCTATGGCATCCAAGGCATCTTCCATCTTGGCTGTAAACTCAGCTTCCAGTAAATCTGGTAACGCTTTGTGCAAAAACTCATCCACCTCCAAACCCAAAGCTGTGGGTCGTAGATGGTCTTTTGTCAACTCTACGTAAGCCCGTTTTTTGAGAGTAGCAACAGTGGGAGCATAAGTGCTGGGGCGACCTATGCCATTGCGTTCCATCAGCTGTACGAGTTTAGGTTCGCTGTAACGTGGCGGCGGCTGGGTTTGCTTTTTCTCATGGGCTGCATTCGCCAAGGTGAGTGCCTGTCCCTGTTGTAAAGAAGGTAACTCTGAATCTTTGCTGAGATTATTCCAGTAACGAGCATACCCGTAGAACTCAATCACCTGCCCCCTGGCTTGCCAAAACAAGTTTCCTGATTGCGTAATTATCTGAGTTTTGCTCAGTTTTGCCGCTTTGCACTGAGATGCAATGGTCCGTTTCCAAATCATGACGTATAAGTTAAATTCATCAGGCGAAATTTCTGGCTTTAACTGTGCTGAAGGGCGGAATATATCTGTAGGACGGATAGCCTCATGTGCTTCTTGAGCCGATTTGCTGCTACGGTGTTTTGCTACTTGCTGGGGTACATTTGAGGGGTCGTTTTGCTCTAACCACTGACGCGCGAGCGCACAAAATTCAGGACTCAACATCACCGAATCCGTTCGCATATATGTAATCAACCCAGCTTCATAAAGTTTTTGAGCCACCTGCATGGTTTTATCTGGCGAAAACCTCAGTTTAGAACCAGCCGCTTGCTGAAGCGTGGAAGTGGTGAATGGTGGCGGTGGTTGGCGATTGACGGTTTTCCCCTCGATTTGGCTAATTTTATGAGGATGCTGCCGTGCTTGTTCAACTAACCGTGTCGCCTCAGCTTCAGATAAAACACGCTGAGATTCGGGTGATTTTGTAACATTTGGGTTGGCATCATCATTTGTCTCGGTTTCTTCCTGCTGCGCTGAGGGGCGAGAGTCTGATGTACCTTTATAGAAAGCCCGAAATCCTTCCGTGTAATCAATAAAGACGTTCCAGTAGTCCTGGGGGATAAACGTCTGAATTTCTCTTTCTCGTTGGCAAATCAAATGTAGGGTTGCACTTTGAACTCTACCAACACTTTTAGCTCCGTTGTTCAATGCCCACACCAAGGGACTGCCTTTATACCCCACCAACTTATCTAGACAGTCTCGGCACAGCCCCGCACCCACCAAATTAAAATCGAGTTTTCTGGAGTTGGCAATTGCCCAGCGCACCGCCGATGCTGTAATCTCCGTGTAGACTACTCGCTTTGGTTCTTTCAATCCCAAAACTTCCTTGAGATGCCAAGCGATCGTTTCTCCCTCACGGTCTGGGTCTGTCGCCAAGACAACTTCATCCACCTGCTTAACTGCTGCTTTGAGTTTTTGGATGGTTTCTTTAGCTCGTTGGTCGCGGGGGATATAATTACACTTCACACGACCGCCATCAATACTGAATCCTAGTGAATCATCACCCTCGTTGCTCAACTCTCGGATGTGACCGCAACTGGCGCGGACAATCCAATCTACACCCAGAATTTGACTGAGTTTTTTGACTTTACCAGGGGACTCGACTATAAGGAGGCGTTTTGGCATGGCAGATGTGGCGTGATTACATGATATTAAATGTTTTATATTAATATTGTTTCCCCTATTCTAGTATAAACGTACTATAGTAAGACTTCTTTTAACTATTACAGGGTTAATGACTGCATAAGCTATTAACAATAATGTCCACTTTACCAAATTTCTTTTAACAGCAAGTTGGCATTGAGTCAAGAGCTGAACCAAAACGGAAATAGGGGTCATACCGGGGTATTGCAACGATTCGTGAAAAATTCCGCCATTTCGCTTGAAACTCTTATCCAAAAAGCTTTTCAGCTTTTAGCTAGACAGAATTTATTAGTTATGAATTAACGCCTGCCTAGTTTGAGCCAATTTAGGCAAAGTTTAATAACGTTATTCAAGCAGATCAAGGGTTTGAACCACCTCGCTTGAATTGAGTCCAGCTTTCGTTTTAGTGAAAGTATTTATTCCAGAATACCACTTAGGTGCTTAGTATAAATTTGCGTGCGTTCGCCCTGTTTTGCTGCCTAAGTATATGTAGTCTCTTTGATTGCCGAGTTAATAACACAGTGGTTAGAGAAGCACGAGGGTGCGGCTTGTGACTTAGTGTTGCAACCACAGTCGCATGTTGTGACGAGACAGCAGACAGTCAAGCAACTGGTACACGGTACTAAAACCTACGTAGAGTGTGAACCTACAGTAGAACTAGCAAGTGAAACGTTTACACTCCACGAGCTAGAGGAGGTGGTTAACGAAGAACTTGCAGCACCTCAAGCAGTAGTACAAACGCATGACTTCCTAACATCTCAGGGATGGTTGGTACAACCAACACACCAAACGAGCGAGACTAGAGGAAGCTGAAACCATTACAAGGCAAGACTTTAACCCAGAGCTACTTGAAGTAGTGCAGGGTGCGACTCAACACCTCCGTTTTGAAAACACAACTGCTGTCTACTCTGCTAGTAGTGCGAATGACACAAACTCCTCCAGTCTTTTAGCTACTTACTTTGTGTTTGTTTTTGTTGGCTTTGCTCTCTCGTGTTTAACACCACTACAGAGTTAGTCAACACAGTGCAAGCATCTACTTTCTACGTTCTTGGTTGCAGCAAGTAATGCTCTCGCTCTGACACGAGGGAGTAGGTTGTTGTGAAGTACGGTAGCTACCGAAACAAGTACAAAGAGCAAGAACTAGTAGTGCTTCCAGTCCTACTAACTAAAGGCTTCTACGACACGCTCCTAGAAAAAGTTAGGACGCTCCAGTTAGTAGAAAACTATGGGTACGACGAACACAACTTAGTGGTTAGTGCTTTTGAAAGCATGACCGAGAAGGAGTCAGGAATCAGGAGCCAGAAGTCAGAATGAATGCTGTGCGACTGCTCCTGACGGCTGGGGTCACAAGCCCCCAAATTTAAATGCGCTCGAAGAACAGAATTCTGAATCTTTGTTGAAACCCCTGTTTTCAAACATGGGGTTACTTCTGACTCCTGACTCCTGACTTCTGGCTTCTTTCATTCTTGTGGTACTAGCACGCCTTCAGGAGTGGAAAGACGACTTAAACTAAACGACTAACGCGCTGAGTGGAACCGCAAACTACAGACTACAAAACTAAAACCATGCCTGTGTACTTAGTTAAAACACTTGCAACTAAAACGCTAACAGAGCAAGACGCAGCTTTGTTAAATGAAAAGGAAAACTACTTAAACCACTACAGAGTAAAACCAGAAAAGTACAAGGTGGGTACTACCTACACACAAGCTAGAGAAGGCTACGTAGATGCTGCAACACAAGACGAGGCACTGCGTTTGTTTAGCTCTCACGTTTACTACAGCAACATCTACATGCTAGAACTAGACACATTCAAAGGCTACTTAGAGTCTGACAAAGTAGAAGTTGTTGTTGCTGCTGTACTTGACATACCACTAGTTAAAACCTACCAGTTTAAAGTCACTTCTCAAGCTGTGTTAACTCAGCCAGACTTGAAGCTGCTAGACGAAGACTTTTTGTTAAGTGTCAACGTAGATGAAGTACTACCTTCAAGACGCTACAAACCTGGTGACACCTACAACTACGTAGCACTCGTAGATGTGACTGCTGTTGACGAGGACGAGGCTAATTTAAAACTATGGTCAAGCACTGCGAGCCGCACCTACTGTACCTTTACTGCACCTTTTTCGCAACCTACACAAACTAGCTGTGAGTTAGTATGTGTCAACCTTCCTCAAGTACTAGGAGCAAGTGAACAACAAACTAAAAACAAGAAACCTACACAGTTAGACGCACTGATGTTTAGTCAGTACGTACAACTAGAGAAAGAAAGACTTGACGAAGAAAGAGCCATTCGTCTGTGGAAGCTAAGGACTGAACTGCTTCTAAACCACAGAAACTAGGGCGTGTTTTAAAACTATAGCCACATCATGATAGAGGCTAGACTCGGCATGGCAAGGTAGTTCTCAGCTTTTTTCTCATAACGAGTAGCAATGCGGCGGTACTGCTTGAAGCGATTGAAACATCGCTCAACTCGATTGCGTTGGCGGTAGAGAGACTTGTCAAACTTCCCTCGTCGCCGTTCGTTGTCCTTACGTGGGATCGTCAAGCGGATACCCCGTGGAAGCGTAATAAATTATTATGTTTTGTAATCTGCCGTTGAAAATCTCAAGCTTAACCCTCTTTAATCACTTTAGTGGTAGTAAATTCTGGAACCTGCTTCAGATAAAGAGTGTGGTAAAGCTGCTACAAACGAAGGAAAGTGTTAGGAATAAGAGCGTGAAAGTTATACACAGCGAGCGTTCTGAAATTTTAGGAAGATTTTTTCTTACCTAGAGTGATATGAGAGGGTTAATGAGAATGAGCGACGAAAAACTAGGAAAATGAGCCAGATTATTCTCAATAAATCAGTCGCTTGTGAACGACGTGTTTCGATGTAGTACAAAGCACAATAATTTATTATGCTTCCCTTTAAGTACAGTGTTAAAAGTGTCCCATTGTTAGAATCTTTTTCATGAAGTTTTAGCTATTTATTAGATTGGTGAGTCAAAGATTTATTGGTTCAGCTAAACGTGAAATGTTGGCAAATTTTGACTTGAAACAACTGCGAATTATTGAACAGACAAAATTGCTAGTAGTGAGGAGTGGCAATGAATATAACTTTTTCCCAGCGGCTTTTTGTAGTGTTGGGTTTTAGCATACTTGCTGTAGTGGGAAGTGGGTTTTCGGCTCAAGCACAAACTGTCGAAACAAGTCATCCCCAAACGTCAGCTAAACCTACTCTAAATCGTGCCCAATCGTTACCACAGCCTGGAACAGCTTCAACTTCATCTGCGACTTTGACACAAGGGGAGTCCTCCCAGCAAAGCTTAGCCATGCCAAATGCACAATCAGATGCTTTGGTAGCTCAATCGAGAGTTGAGGATGTGACACCAGGTCGAGCTACGATTGGTGGTCTGAGCTATCTTGGGGCTGGTGGTAGCTTCGGTACGAATAATGCTTTTGCTATTGTCAGTAAAATTGGGTTGACAAATGACTTATCTGCACGTCCGGCGGCAACAATTGAAGACGATGAAGTCTACTTTAGAATTCCTCTGACTTACGAGTTCTTGCCCATTCCACCAGGAGCGAACTTCACCGGATTTGCTTCCCTTTCTCCATATATAGGCGGGGGTATCACGCTCAACACTGACGGTGAAGTCAGCGCTCTAGCAACTGCTGGCGTTGATTTTCCTTTAGGTCAGCGATTCACCGGAACAGTTAATCTAAATGTTGACTTCCTTGAAGATACTCAGGTGGCGGCTGTAGTTGGCTTTGGTTACAACTTCGCCGGATTCTAAATTCTATTGGTCGAACAAGTCGCTCTCGCCAAGGCTGTTATTTATTTCAGCAATCTTAGCATTGTGCTTTGTAGAGCTGTTGACATGACTACTCACTTTCTCGTCGAGGATCGTGAGTAGTCAGCGATGATGAGAAACTGTTGAGTAGATACAGGTAAGACTATCCCTTATGTTGAAGACTTGTATCGCGCCGAATTCAGGCTTTGTGATTTTTATTGACAAACACTTTCTGAAAGTTGAAGATTTCTATTAACTGCCAAAATCCAGCCAACTTTCGAGCTGGCTGTTGTCTTGGCAATTTCGCACAAACCTCTTGTGGTGACCAGAAGTGGTCGTTAAAGTCGTAGTACCCCATAATACTTCTTTCCTAACTTAATTGACTTTTTTACCTAAACAGAAACAGAAGCTAGTGAATAGCCTTCCCAACAGAATGCCTCAACTCATAGGAGCTTGTCTTCTCACAATTGGAGTAGCTACAGGGATAGAATCGAGCGGCATAGTGCTTAAGTCATATTAATTTCCTATCATCAATAGGAAGAATTTTAGGGGTTCTGTTATTAGAAGAGTTGGAAATAAAAGGCGTAGCCATTAATATTCACAACTACGCCAAGATTCTCTATCTCCATTTAATCAAATAGAGATGGAGCAGCGTAAATCCAAGAACACGTCAACACTCTGGCAGAAGATGTATTGTCACGCACTTTTGCTTTTAATTGAAGTGAAAGCCGCTAAAGCAATTCTTGCACCCGATGGCAACAATTGCTCTAGAGCCTTGGAAGCAGGAGTAGACCAGTGACAGACGCACCGCCCCCTCTAGGCGTAAATTCTAACTCTCACCCAACTGCTGAAGTTAGCGTTCTGATTGTCAGTGATGATGTGATGTTTTTAGATTCACTGTCCCAAACGCTCAACATTCGACTTCCAACACTCAGTAGATCGCAAAGGATTAACTCTACTTTGTAGCAACTGCTTCTCATACTAAACCATGACAAAATAAAACTCTTAATAGCCAATGCACATAGAAACTTTAGTCTTGGAGCTAGAACCGGAAGACCTAGAGTTGC
Proteins encoded in this window:
- a CDS encoding transposase, with protein sequence MTIPRKDNERRRGKFDKSLYRQRNRVERCFNRFKQYRRIATRYEKKAENYLAMPSLASIMMWL
- a CDS encoding site-specific integrase; amino-acid sequence: MTVMDNSDRLPPIKVISLNSGSLDAAPPSQPRRGRPAKIGTALTDLRVTKVREFINSNNLAPNSRKVYERELRRFIAWTDLLWGEIKLRHIAQYKAYLVEEVQSQSGKSLSKSSINSAIATLKSFFGWLVQAYPDILAVNPTASVKLEKIPLPPAQSLTAEEVERIWAATEYLGETQQRDLALLHILSHGLRAGEIVSLDVGAFDGRLIFVADTKTNEPRLVPLRKGSRDALKEYLLWRSEQGEEITSDRPLILSHHATRSCERLSYHGIYFAIEKIGELAEISQLHPHSFRHTYSTELLLMGVDPTHARKLTGHQSEKAFRRYTLRGEQAAAIAAYYRAVGEEVED
- the topA gene encoding type I DNA topoisomerase; its protein translation is MPKRLLIVESPGKVKKLSQILGVDWIVRASCGHIRELSNEGDDSLGFSIDGGRVKCNYIPRDQRAKETIQKLKAAVKQVDEVVLATDPDREGETIAWHLKEVLGLKEPKRVVYTEITASAVRWAIANSRKLDFNLVGAGLCRDCLDKLVGYKGSPLVWALNNGAKSVGRVQSATLHLICQREREIQTFIPQDYWNVFIDYTEGFRAFYKGTSDSRPSAQQEETETNDDANPNVTKSPESQRVLSEAEATRLVEQARQHPHKISQIEGKTVNRQPPPPFTTSTLQQAAGSKLRFSPDKTMQVAQKLYEAGLITYMRTDSVMLSPEFCALARQWLEQNDPSNVPQQVAKHRSSKSAQEAHEAIRPTDIFRPSAQLKPEISPDEFNLYVMIWKRTIASQCKAAKLSKTQIITQSGNLFWQARGQVIEFYGYARYWNNLSKDSELPSLQQGQALTLANAAHEKKQTQPPPRYSEPKLVQLMERNGIGRPSTYAPTVATLKKRAYVELTKDHLRPTALGLEVDEFLHKALPDLLEAEFTAKMEDALDAIAEGKQGWQQYLSGWNQDYFIPALSQAKTLVAGASNGTASASRQFETSRTHCPQCNGLMSKIPSTKLKKKYFLKCTSGCENVVLFWSDRSRTWEAPRAQENQQKSPAKITSYPCPVCQKPLEEYNYIKDGQQKTMLRCSEPQSRQDKKHKDVAYFSTAKGWWSPKFGELNCPVS
- a CDS encoding Uma2 family endonuclease; amino-acid sequence: MSNETALGQEKYVQEWTAPEPPSDLVFDDGEPLETNRHRIAMNVLIDSALSALAGRSDFFAGGNMFVYYSRNQAMNRDFRGPDFFVALGVDGNRDRQGWVVWEEDGCYPDVIVELLSPSTANVDRGVKKDLYERVFRTPDYFIYDPFAANSLTGWHLELGRGYQPLIPNERGWLWCETLELWLGAWQGSICREPPTGTCDWLRFYDRAFNLVLLPEEIAAQEQQQAASERQRAETERQRAERLAQKLRELGEDPDLV